The nucleotide sequence GTTTCGGCCAGGTCATCGCCGTAGTCGTTTTCGACGAGGAAATTGATGCACTCGGTGGTGAACTTGCCTTGGCTGGACTTGAGCAGATTGAACACCGCGTCGCGGCATTCGATCGGATGCGTGTCCTTGATCAAGGCGAGGAAGCGGCTTTGGAAGCCGACCGGAATGGCGTCGGCGATTTCCGGCAGGTCGCGCACGTTGACGATGATGTCACCCTGTGACGGCTCGAGTGTGGCGGGATCGATGCCGGCGAGCTTGGCCAGATCGTCGCGAATCGCGGCGCCGTAGAGACGCTCGGCGGTATCGATCTGATTGGAGTCGCGAACGGCTTCGGTGACGACGGCGAGCACCTTTTGGAGTTCTTCTTCGCTTTCGCCCTTTTCGACGGCGGTGAGCAGTTTCTCGGCGATCGCGATACGGCGACGAGCGGAGCGGGTGCCGCCGAAGGCTTCGATGAGCTCATCTTTGGCCGAGACCGGGGTCTCGCGTAAAATGTAGCATTCCGTCTTTTTGGCGGGGACGGCGATGCGGGGATCCTTGGCGACCACCTTTTTGGCGGCGGACCACCACTTCTTGAACTTCGTCTCACCGACGACTTGCGCGAGGGTGATCTCCAGGTCGATGGCGGTGGTGGCTTGGGACGGGTAGGCTTGCAGCGCTTCGACGACCAATTGGGCCGGGTTCTTTTCGATCAAGTCCTTGATCGCGGCCGCCTCGGTTTCCTTGCGAGCGAGAATGTGATCCGCGGGGAGCACATCCATCGTATTGACGCAGAACGCGGGGTCCATGGCGTGTCCCGGCTTGTCCTTGAAGTCGATGATCAGGCGCTCCGTGGCCTCGTCATAGCTTTTGATTTGCCCGAATCCCCAGCTCTGGTGGACCACATAGGCCTCCGGCTCCATGGACTCGAGTTTGTCTGCTGCTGCTTTGAGCAACGGTTTTTTTGCGATGAGCGCTGATACTGCTTCCAAATTCATAACGAGGGTCTTTGTCGACTGAACTGGCCATTGGAGAGGATCGATTGGGGTCATGTCAACAGACACCTCCACAACCTTCTTTGCTTAGTGCTTGGCAGGGTAGGACCCCGGGAGGATCGTCCGGGCCATGACAAAGACAGAGCTCATCATGCCCGCCGGGGCGACTTCTTGGACCTGGGCAGTGCGTTTACTGGAGCGCTGGCGCGAGGAGGAAGAGCGGGTGGACTGGTTGTTGGAGAAGCTTCCCCGGGAATTGCCCCCGGCGGAGCGGGCCCGGGTGCAGGCGCTGTTGGTGGGAACGATCCGCCATCTGGGTCGCATCGACGCGCATCTCGACAAGTTGATGACCCGGCCGCCGCGTCCGGTCGTGTGGGCGGGCCTCGCGGTCGCGGGCTTCGAGTTATTGGAAGGCGGCACCGAGGGGCACTCGGCGCGGGTCGGGCACCATTTGGTCGAAAAAATTAAATCGTTGGCCTCGGCCAAGGAGGCCGGCTTCGCCAACGCGGTGGTGCGGCGTCTCGCCGAGCGTTTGGCGGCGGAAACCGCGCCGACGGCGGATGCGCCGATTGAGGATATCGTTACCTATCACTCGCATCCCGAATGGTTGGTCCAACGTTGGCGGATGCGCATCGGCCATGAGTCGGCGTTGAAACTGGTGGAATGGAATCAATCCCCCGCGCCCGTGTTGTTGCGATGGCGCGCGACGGACGAGGGCGCGCCGAAGCCGGAGTGGCTGACCCCGGTCGACGGCACGGCTGATTTTTATGCGGCCGCCTCCGGACACTGGCCGGAGTTGGCGGAGTTGATCAAAGCCGGCACGGTTCAGGTCCAGGACGCGGCTACCCGCCTGGCGGTTGATCTGCTCGCACCTCAGCCGGGCGAAACCGTGCTCGATCTGTGTGCGGCGCCGGGAGGCAAGAGTCTGGCGATGGCCGATCGCATGGGCACGGGCACGCTCGTGGCGATGGATTTGATGGGGCGCCGCATGCCCCGGCTGGCGGAGAATCTACAACGCGTGCCATCCGGAGTAACGGCCACCGCCGTGGCGGGTGATCTGTTGCGCGGGGGCGCTCGTGCGCTGACCGCGAAGCAGCTGCCGTCCACTTATGCGGCGGTGCTCATCGATGTGCCGTGTTCCAATACCGGGGTGATGCGACACCGGGTCGATGTGAAATGGCGCCTGCATCCCGACAGTTTCAAACGGCACGCCCTGCAACAGCTGGATCTCCTCCTCGCCGCCGCCGAACGGGTCGCGCCCGGCGGGCGACTCGTCTACAGCACATGCAGTATCGACCCGGAGGAAAACGAGCAGATTGCCGACGCCTTCGTGCGACGCAGTCGCGGTGCGTTTTCGCTCGTGCGTTCCGAGCTGAGTCTGCCGTGGGAAACCGGCCACGATGGCGCGGCCGCATTCTTATTCCAGCGCGACGCGTCGTCGTAGTCGACGGACGCGGTCAGGGCACGAGCACAAACGTCGCGGCCGCGAACGGCACCTCTTCGCGTCCTTTGATCAACGTGTAGGTGATCGTGCCACCGGCGTCGACGAGCGCGCGGTAGCGCGTGAGGTCCCATTGCTCCACGGGCTCGCCGTTGAGCCGGCTGACGAGATCACCGATCTTGAATCCGGCTCTTGCGGCGGGGGAGTTGGGAGCGATGGCATTGATTTTCCAATACGCGCGCGCCTTGTTGAAACTGAGGCCCGAGCTCCATTTGGGCGGGGACAAAACGCGCATGTCCTCACCGGCGCGGTAGAACGCCACCTGATCTTTTTCCTGATCAAAGGTGATTTCGAAGTTCTGCAACAACTCGCCTCCGAGCGAGGTGAGGCTGCCACTCAAATCGGCGATGGGTTGCACGACTTCGTGGTCGCCGATGTAGAGCGACTTGGCCAACCGCGCGACGATCTGGCGATGGTCACCGTGCAGGGTGCCGATCAAGGTGCCTTCGCGCGGGGGACTGGCGAATTCCACGTCCAACCCGGCCGGGTCCAGATTGATGAAACCGTCGCTCCCGGTGTCGATCAACGCCAGCAGTGAGCGTGTGCCGAGGGCGAGTTGCACCATGGGCACATCGTTGTGCGCGGTGAAGGGCAGGATGCAGCCGCGCATGGGGGTGGTGTCGTCGAGCGCCGACATGATCACGCGTTCCCCCGGGTAATCCAGCGTGAGGCGGGCGTTGCTGAAAAGACTGAAACCCAACACGCCGTGAATCGGCAGCCCGAGATGATCGGAAATTTCGCCGCAATCGAAGATGAGCGCGCGCACGTTTTGGAAATTGGCGCGGCCGAAATCGATGCGATCAAGCATCACGGATTCCACCGGCGAGGCGCGGCCCGAGGCATCGCGCAGCCAGATGGTGGGGGGATTCGGATCAATGGGGCGCTGCAGGTGACGAATGGCGTATTCCGGGGAGACGAGGGTCCGGGACGCGCCGGTATCGATCAAAAATCGCCACGGTCCGTCGTCGCCTTCGGTCTCCACCACCACGAGACCGCCGATGAGCTTCATGGGAAACTCCACCCGGGTCGCGACGGTGGGTGAAGCGACGACCGGCATGGGTTCGAGCTCCATGGGCTCACTCTCGAAGACTTGCAGGCGAGATTGGCAGCCGATGCCGAGCAGTGCGAAGGCGCTGCCCAGACCGAGAAGAAATCGTCGCCCGCCCGAGGTCATGGTTGCGGGGGCGGCAACGTGCGGGCCAGTGACCAACTGCCGAGGGCCAGCGCGGCGGCGGCCCCGAACACGGCCGTGCCGCTCACGACCCAAAAGACCACGCCCGCCAACACGGGGGTGATAGCGCGGGCCAATGAACCGAGGGACCGGAAGATGCCCAAGGCGCGCCCTTGTTCATCGTCCGCGCTGTAGAGTGAAATCAGGCCCGAGGTGGCGGGATTCACAAACCCGGCCCCCAGCGCGAGAATGCCCAGGCCGATGTAGAGCACGGTGACGTTGGGAGAGATGCCGACGAACATGAAACCGACCGTGGCGAGAATCAGCCCGGTCTTCAGCACGCGCGTCTCGCTCTGGCGTTTGAGGAGTTTGCGCACGATCATGCCCTGGGTGATGATCGAACACACGCCCAGGTAACCGAGCATGATGCCATTTTGCTTGGCGGTGAAACCAAACCGATCCGCGCCCAGAAACGTGAGCGAAAATTCCATGGCGCAGAAAGCCAACGCGAAGGTGAAGCCGATGCAGTTGATACGTTGCACCGCCGGTGAGGGCAGGTCGCGGATCGCACGCAAGGGGTGCTTCAGTTCCAGTTT is from Synoicihabitans lomoniglobus and encodes:
- the greA gene encoding transcription elongation factor GreA — encoded protein: MNLEAVSALIAKKPLLKAAADKLESMEPEAYVVHQSWGFGQIKSYDEATERLIIDFKDKPGHAMDPAFCVNTMDVLPADHILARKETEAAAIKDLIEKNPAQLVVEALQAYPSQATTAIDLEITLAQVVGETKFKKWWSAAKKVVAKDPRIAVPAKKTECYILRETPVSAKDELIEAFGGTRSARRRIAIAEKLLTAVEKGESEEELQKVLAVVTEAVRDSNQIDTAERLYGAAIRDDLAKLAGIDPATLEPSQGDIIVNVRDLPEIADAIPVGFQSRFLALIKDTHPIECRDAVFNLLKSSQGKFTTECINFLVENDYGDDLAETFKRWQVEQNLRAPVLLWIVKNRHSKKFAKLLHDLITPRLLSAIFFAIDYEALQAASARRIPLADILSDDPDLIADLLSTADPETARDLANTLMLNQGFEELTKKSLLARFIKIFPAIQSLVAGDAESKEEALLVSRESYERRHAEYESIVSEKIPENSKAIAAAREHGDLKENSEYKMAKQDQSVLMAQKSQLEKELANARITDFTEVSADQIGVGSIVSLKNLGSGQTPTYKILGAWDSDPDNFVIAYKTPLGQVLLGKSVGDQVKVKIGSTEEDYEVTAIARVIDQ
- a CDS encoding RsmB/NOP family class I SAM-dependent RNA methyltransferase produces the protein MTKTELIMPAGATSWTWAVRLLERWREEEERVDWLLEKLPRELPPAERARVQALLVGTIRHLGRIDAHLDKLMTRPPRPVVWAGLAVAGFELLEGGTEGHSARVGHHLVEKIKSLASAKEAGFANAVVRRLAERLAAETAPTADAPIEDIVTYHSHPEWLVQRWRMRIGHESALKLVEWNQSPAPVLLRWRATDEGAPKPEWLTPVDGTADFYAAASGHWPELAELIKAGTVQVQDAATRLAVDLLAPQPGETVLDLCAAPGGKSLAMADRMGTGTLVAMDLMGRRMPRLAENLQRVPSGVTATAVAGDLLRGGARALTAKQLPSTYAAVLIDVPCSNTGVMRHRVDVKWRLHPDSFKRHALQQLDLLLAAAERVAPGGRLVYSTCSIDPEENEQIADAFVRRSRGAFSLVRSELSLPWETGHDGAAAFLFQRDASS
- a CDS encoding aspartyl protease family protein, whose protein sequence is MTSGGRRFLLGLGSAFALLGIGCQSRLQVFESEPMELEPMPVVASPTVATRVEFPMKLIGGLVVVETEGDDGPWRFLIDTGASRTLVSPEYAIRHLQRPIDPNPPTIWLRDASGRASPVESVMLDRIDFGRANFQNVRALIFDCGEISDHLGLPIHGVLGFSLFSNARLTLDYPGERVIMSALDDTTPMRGCILPFTAHNDVPMVQLALGTRSLLALIDTGSDGFINLDPAGLDVEFASPPREGTLIGTLHGDHRQIVARLAKSLYIGDHEVVQPIADLSGSLTSLGGELLQNFEITFDQEKDQVAFYRAGEDMRVLSPPKWSSGLSFNKARAYWKINAIAPNSPAARAGFKIGDLVSRLNGEPVEQWDLTRYRALVDAGGTITYTLIKGREEVPFAAATFVLVP